The window GCTGCAGAGCGTCGAGGGAACTATTATAGCGTTCGAATTCATCGCGTGGTATCCGCATCGGTTTCTTGATCGATCTCCCGCTCAAGTGGAACGCCTCGATCGCGCCGTGAAACATGAATGAAGCTTCTAAGAAAGGCACCAGAGTTGCTGGGATATGGTACACGGTCCCAGAGGTAGCTCTGCCTCTGACAACGGTATTTTCCGACGTATCGGCGATATCAGACCGTGCTCGAGCTATTCCAGAGCTGTCGGTTAGTGCGGTTCATCATTTAAGAGCACTTCCTTCTTCCCCGACGCGAGCGGAGTGAAAAACTTGGCACCGCAGGTCCCCCGCGGATGGAATCGATTTTCCCCTGTACCTTATCGTCGTTGTCGCGGTCTATCTATTCAACGTTGATACCGGCTCAGTAAATTTAACCGCGTTTAGGACGCAGTCGGTTCATCCAGGGGAAAGAGCAACAGACGCATTAAACAGATGTACTGGCACGATTCCGGTGGTAATACGGTTTGCGTAAACCCTCGGAGGCCTCCTAATTAATTCGAAATTACGGTGAGATCGAAGATGCATTACGTACAGTTAGGCCGGTACAGTTGCGTTCCCGTTGCGTCCTCTCCATCGATACGATCTCCAGACTAATTACCGCAGCAACAGACCTGCGGTAATCTCACGACATAAATTCTCTACACACAATAAATTCTGTAACAGCTTCAGCTTCTCGCGAAAATTCAAACTtgctctccccctctctctctctctctctcgtttcctTTCATCTCTGATGGCTATTTAGCGCGCCTCGGCTCGAATGCAGAATGCGAAACCGGAGCAAAAAAGGAGCCCgcggaaaatttttgcccaAGCAGCTCTCATTCACCTGCTACCAATAACCAGTTAGCAGGTGATTGATCGCTGCAAGATGGAGACGGGAAGAGGAGTTTATTCACCTCTGACTCAAGCGGCTAATTAATGCAGTTTCGATAAATTATCGCGTAAGGTAGTGCTCGAAAGTTGAGCCGAGCGACGCAGACGCGACACGCCTGTTAGCAGGTCACCGTGTCGCGAGGTGTGTTCGCGCGTTTGATAGTTAAACCAAGAAATTGGCGAGTTCGCTTATCGAGCACCGATGGTTCCAGGAGGACCTGGTGGCCCGGCTGACGAGGGAGAAGGCTGAGCAGCTGAGGACGTTGTCCTCCCAGCTGTTCCTGTTCGAGTCGAGGCTCTGTCGCAAGCAGAAGGAGATCGAGGCCAGCCTGGCGCAACGAGAGTCCATTATTCTCAGACAACAGAGGGTGATTCGACAATTGCAGAGCAGATTGGCGGAAAGAAGCAGCGGAACGAGGGACTCGCCGCCTTGCGACGCACTCGATAGATTGGACAGCCTCGGGGACAGCGACAGCGCCGTTGTTCTCGAAGAGGCTGCCGACGACCTCGCGCCACCAAGGTATATACATTATACACACACCTGTGCGATCGATTCTCCGTCGCGACGCTCTCGGGATCTCGCTCACTCTCTCCAGCTTCCGTTACCCCCGCGAGTTCATCCGTATCGCGTTTCAGTTAGGATGCTAAGTCACCTAACTTCGTACCGCTGAAATGCTGCGAAGCACCAGCGGAACTGCAGAGTTTTAGCTTTCACGGCTGGAGGACGTTTGGGTGTTAGATTATTCAATAGGACACGGACGGGGCCACGGGGGAATCGTTGTTTCGAACCTCGGAAATTCCAGCGCGCGCGGTCAATAGAATGCTTTCTGTTGCACCCCGAGGTCGGCGAAACTCGTAGTTGAGCTCGGGTTGCAGCAGCAAGTAGTCTAGTTACTTAGTTCGAGGAACGTCTCTGGATAATGAAGTCGAAGCTTCAGTCGGACTCGAACCGCAGAGATGTTTACGCGTCTGATCATTTGCCAGGGGACGGCGTCCGGGGAGCTATAAATTTCGGCGAAATCTTCGGATAATCCTTCCGGTATCAGCCTCGTCGCCTGCTGCGAATGCCAAGCGGCCCGAACTCCGCTGGAAGTTCTTCGGTTCGTTTTCATTAAATCCAAAGTAACCGTGAAAGTTGGTATAACTATTCGCCGAAGTGTAACGAGGACCGCCGACGTTGCTGGAAATTCCGGAGGCTCTTGGCTCCCTCCGACGTCCGTTTACCTACCTTCGGCTGGAGGAGATTGAGCGCGCGGACAAAGACCAGAGGCGTCCGGACGGAAGACGCGCGCGGCTAGACGCGGCTTGACGTGTCTCGTTGGATTTCAGGTTTCGTTCGAACATCACCGACGTGACGGTGATCCGATCGGTGTCGGACGCGGTCGAGCCCTCCAGCAAGTACTCGTCGATGCGGCGGTGCAACGGATTCCTTAGGAGACCCGAGATCCTGGAGACGGTGTACTCGGTGGAGGAGGACGGCGACAGCGAGAACAACCAGGACCCGTCCGAGTCGACCGAGAATTCCGAGTGCGACGACAGACGGGCGAAGAACTTTGGGAATGGAAAGGGTCGACTTCAGGATCTCTACGGCAGCTTCGAGAGACTCGCTCAAGAAGCGGATTCTCCGCCCAGCGAGAGGCCGAGGGACGAGAGCCAGCAAGCCCAGGTAACCATCCCACTTTGTCCAAGTCTCCTCCGATCCAGCAACGACAATCGCGAGCATGCGATGCCTCCGTTGCCTGCAACAGGCGTCTCTTCCTCCCTCCTGCGCGCGGATTTGCAGCCGTGCCAATTCCCAGCCCCCATTCTCGCCGGCATTCTGTCCAACATCGTGCCGTGTAATCGGATAACTTATAAAAGCAGCAGTCTGTCATCGAAAGAAGCTCCCGGAAGCTTGCCGAGATTCTGCGCCCGCGTTCGACTGCTGACAAGCTAGGCAATCCGGAAATTCACAGAGTTATGCAACTTTGCGTGCGAGCAGAGCAGTTTATTCGcaagacaaacctattttttaaatcatctcTTGGAGAAATGCAGAAGTTTCTTCATCGTGGAATAGCTCGAGAACGCCGAGAGATATCCAACAGAAGCGTGAACAAaaattgcatcttttttttatatctacaaaactgtgtaaaaataattattgtgaaaTCTATACTtctcaagttacccccaccgtCAATCCTTAATTTGACAATTACttttacacagttttgtagatataataaaaaatatataataataataataataataataataataaaaaacgatgcagcttttgtttaattttttttttcgatatctttcacCGTTCTCGAAATAAGTATTCCACGAAAAAAGAGAATTCCGCATTTttctcaaggggtgatttcaccccccaaaaATTGCACTATGacaccaacaaaaaaaaattggtttgtcttacgcatgaactactctacttgcacagaaagttgcataattttctgagttTCCGGCTCGCCTAActtcttcccttgtgagaaacGCCTCGAGCGAGGGAATAATGGACGCGTCATGCGCGCGGCAGGTTTTATCTTgatcggtggttcgtttgatcgGTTGCAGGTCACGTACAACAGGGTAATGAGCAATCACAGATCAGTCACGAAGCCAAAAGACGTAAAGTACAAGAGGATAAACAAGGCGAAGTCGAAGAGCCTGGAGGAGCTGCGGGGACGCCTGAGGAACTGGGTCGAGAAGGGGAACAAGATCGCTATATCGCTGGACCAGTCGTACGCCTGAACCGTACCTCCTGAAAGTACATAGAAATCCTTCGAGCTGCACGGCGATCCTGCCAGGGGACAATCGCGTTATCCGCTCCGACGGGCGTCGTCGGTCGCGTATTTTTAATCGGAAATTCTCATCGCTCCATGTGATATTTTACTCTGTAGTGTCTCGAGGATTAATTAGAAACCTTTTACGCGTCGCGCGGACGATTCTCAACACTTGTGATATATATACGAAATGATTCTATCGCGTAACACGACCACGTTCGTCTAGGAATAAATATCGTGTCGCGATCGAAGCCCGCGACACGGGCAGAGATGCGTGCGACGAGAAGGGGGTGGCGGAGGGGGAGGATGGCCGGAGGATAATCGAAGGATTTCGAGCTCGTCCTCAATCCTCGCCTTCCGCGCGAGCGTAACTTCGCGTCGCCAATCTGCACGGCCGTACAATCAACTTTTTCTCGCGTATTTTCCACGACACCGCGAATTCGTATATTTCTCCTTTCGACGAGATGCGAGATCACGCGTATTAACTCAGCGAACTTCCCCCTTTCTATCTGTCCCTCTGCTTATCGCGCCGACACTTGCACCGCGGTCTGTACCGGCGTTTCACCGCTCCTCGCATGGTGGTACCCTTTTGTCAATTACGACCGCTATTGACCGACGCGACGCTCAGTCGGCCACGGGATGTATGCCATGCTCTTCAAACAGAGGGAAGGGATCATCGTCTACGCGCTCGCAACGTCGAACAGGCCTGagctcaattttttaaacgctG is drawn from Andrena cerasifolii isolate SP2316 chromosome 8, iyAndCera1_principal, whole genome shotgun sequence and contains these coding sequences:
- the LOC143372758 gene encoding uncharacterized protein LOC143372758 isoform X2 — its product is MKTTQRALSFDETSMDSCPLVLEGRGCDLSKDGSEVEVTSLEEAKSVIAALRARQRAQAHQMLAWRRTLKLQEDLVARLTREKAEQLRTLSSQLFLFESRLCRKQKEIEASLAQRESIILRQQRVIRQLQSRLAERSSGTRDSPPCDALDRLDSLGDSDSAVVLEEAADDLAPPRFRSNITDVTVIRSVSDAVEPSSKYSSMRRCNGFLRRPEILETVYSVEEDGDSENNQDPSESTENSECDDRRAKNFGNGKGRLQDLYGSFERLAQEADSPPSERPRDESQQAQVTYNRVMSNHRSVTKPKDVKYKRINKAKSKSLEELRGRLRNWVEKGNKIAISLDQSYA
- the LOC143372758 gene encoding uncharacterized protein LOC143372758 isoform X3, which gives rise to MDSCPLVLEGRGCDLSKDGSEVEVTSLEEAKSVIAALRARQRAQAHQMLAWRRTLKLQEDLVARLTREKAEQLRTLSSQLFLFESRLCRKQKEIEASLAQRESIILRQQRVIRQLQSRLAERSSGTRDSPPCDALDRLDSLGDSDSAVVLEEAADDLAPPRFRSNITDVTVIRSVSDAVEPSSKYSSMRRCNGFLRRPEILETVYSVEEDGDSENNQDPSESTENSECDDRRAKNFGNGKGRLQDLYGSFERLAQEADSPPSERPRDESQQAQVTYNRVMSNHRSVTKPKDVKYKRINKAKSKSLEELRGRLRNWVEKGNKIAISLDQSYA
- the LOC143372758 gene encoding uncharacterized protein LOC143372758 isoform X1, producing the protein MKPRLLGRKLFDETSMDSCPLVLEGRGCDLSKDGSEVEVTSLEEAKSVIAALRARQRAQAHQMLAWRRTLKLQEDLVARLTREKAEQLRTLSSQLFLFESRLCRKQKEIEASLAQRESIILRQQRVIRQLQSRLAERSSGTRDSPPCDALDRLDSLGDSDSAVVLEEAADDLAPPRFRSNITDVTVIRSVSDAVEPSSKYSSMRRCNGFLRRPEILETVYSVEEDGDSENNQDPSESTENSECDDRRAKNFGNGKGRLQDLYGSFERLAQEADSPPSERPRDESQQAQVTYNRVMSNHRSVTKPKDVKYKRINKAKSKSLEELRGRLRNWVEKGNKIAISLDQSYA